In Arthrobacter sp. CJ23, the genomic window CCGGCGCCGACCAGGAAATGGCCAAGGCAGCTGCCAAGATCCTGACCCAGCAAGGCGACGTCCAGGCAACCATGACCGAGCTCAAGAAGACGCTTGAGGGCATCTACACCAAGGACGTGAAGCCCAAGCTCAAGGCCTAGCTTTTCGCTGCGCCAATTGCCCTGAGAAACGCAAAATCCCTGTCGCTACCGGTATTCAGGTAGCGACAGGGATTTTCTGCGTCGGCAGCGGTTTGCGCGTCGTACGGAAGCGGAAGCGCTACGGAATCGGGACGGGCACGACGCCGAGCGGCGCCAGTTGCGCCGTACCGCCGTCGGGCGCGGAAAGCACCCAGATGCCCTTTTCGTGGACCGCAACGGAGTGCTCCCACTGGCAGGAACGCTTCCCGTCGGTGGTGACCACGGTCCAGTCGTCGTCGAGGGTAGCGGTCTCGATGCCGCCGCGGACCAGCATGGGCTCGATCGCCAGGCACAGGCCCGGGCGGATCTTGGGGCCGCGGTGGCTGGTGCGGTAGTTCAGGACGTCGGGCGCCATGTGCATCTCGGAGCCGATGCCGTGGCCCACGTAGTCCTCCAGGATGCCCAGCGGCTTGCCCGGGACGGAGGAGACGTAGTCGTCCACGGCGTTGCCGATGTCGCCCACGAACTTGCCTTTGGCCAGGCCGGCAATGCCGTGCCACATGGCGGCCTCGGTGACGTCGGAGAGTCGCTGGTCCTCGGGGTCCGCGGTGCCCACGATCACGGTGCGGGCGGAGTCCGAGTGCCAGCCGTCCACGATGCAGCCGCCGTCGATCGAGATGATGTCGCCGTCCTGCAGCACGCGGTCGCCGGGGATGCCGTGGACCACTTCTTCGTTGACCGAGGCGCAGATGGTGGCCGGGAAGCCGTGGTAGCCGAGGAAGTTGGACTTGGCGCCGGCGTCGTTGAGGACCGCGGCGAACACGGCGTCGATGTCCCGGGTGGTGACGCCCGGCTTCGCTGCGGCGACGGCAGCGTCGAGGGCGCGGCTGAGGACCAGTCCGGCCTCATGCATCTTGCGCATCTGCTCGTTGGTCTTGTATTCAATGCGGGGCTGACCGAACGCCATGTTCTCCTCAGGGTGTGTGCTGTGGGAGCCGATCAGGCTCCGTGCTCCAACCATTTTCCCGCATCCGAGAGCGAGGTCGAAATTGGCTCGATTCCCAGGCCCTCGCGGAGGCGGTCCAGGCGGTAGGTCCGCTGCTTGCCGAGCTGGCTCACGGCGTACCGGGTGAGGCGCGGCGCCTTGCCGGTTCCGCGTGCGACGGCCTCGGCCGCCCCGGCCAGCGCCATGGCCGCCGGTCCGGGCAGGTACCGGATCCCGACGTCGGGATGTCCGCTCGCGTCCAGCACCTGCCGGAGCACCGCGCCGAGCGGCACCGGACCGGCGTCGGCCACGTTGACCGCGCTGTTCAGCCCGGATTCGCAGGCCGCGAGCGCCGCCGCAGTGAGGTTGTCGATGTGCGTCAGCTGGTGCAGGATCCCGGAGTGGCCCACGCTGGTGAGCCGGCCGTTGAGGATGGTGGCCAGCAGCCGGGGTAGCAGCGTCCGGTCCCCCGGCCCGTAGACGGCATGCGGACGCAACGCCACGGCGTTGGCGTGCCGGCGTGCCTCCACGTCCGCGAGCGCCTTGCTCCGGCCATAGGCGCCCAGGTGCCGTGACGCCGGCTCCTCCTCCGCGCGGTCCAGGCAGGGTTCCCACCACGGGTAGACGCTCGAACTGGAGATATGCACCAGCCGGGTCCGCGGATACGCTTCCGCCACGGCGCGCGTGCCCAGGACATTGACGCGGTGGAAGGTGCGCGGGTCACCCCAATCGGACACGTGGGCTGCCGCATGCACGACGGCGTCTGCCGCGGGAAGGCGGGCGGGCGGCAGTCCCGCCAGGTCCCAGTAGCTCAGGCCCGGGCCGCGGTTCCGGGCGAAGCGGACCACCTCCCAGCCGCGGGTCTCGGCCGCGAGCGCCACCGCCGCGCCCACGAAGCCGGTGGCTCCCGTGACGGCGACCCTCATGTGTGCGGCGCTCCGCCGGGGGCGGCCGCGCCCTTCAGAACAGGTACCGGTGCTGCAGCCGTGGCGAACAGCTCCCGCAAGGCCTGCCGGTCCGGTTTCCGGTGCCGGCCGCCCACGGGGATCGCGTCCAGCACCCGGATGGCGTCCGGGAGCGCGGACTCGCCGATCAGCTTCGGCAGTTCCCTGCCCAGGCGGACCTTCAGCGCCGCGGCGTCCGTCCCGGCGGCGGCAACCACGGCAAGCCAGACCGCCTCGTCGCCGATGCCGTCCGGCACCCCCACCATCACAGCCTGGGACACCCCCGGCACGCCCGCGATCACGGGCTCGTACAGGGCCGGGTAGATGTTGGTCTTGCCCCGGATGATCATGTCCTTCTTCCGGCCGATCATCACCAGCCGTGCCGTGCCGTCCGGGCCGCCGTGGTCCAGCCTCACCAGGTCTCCCGTGGCGTGCTCCAGCATGTCGCCCTGGCCCAGGTAGCCCTTGCACATGTTGGGGCCGCGGGCCACGAGCTCATAGTCCCCTGCCACCCGGATCCCGACGGCGGGCAGCGGCGCGCCCAGGAAATCGCCCTCGCCGCGCCCGTCCGGGGACGTGAACTCGGCCTCGGCGCCCGAGGCGAAGGCCAGCTTCTCCGCGCCGTCCGCGATGGCGATGGGCAGGAGTTCGGTCATGCCGTAGATGAGCTTGAAGCCAACGCCCGGCAGCAGGCCCATGGCGCGTTCCAGGAACGGCGCCAGCACCGGAGCGGCGCCCAGCATGATGGTCCGGAGCGTGTCCGGGAGCCGGACGCGGCCGGCCTCCACGGCGTCCAGGATCGGCGCCAGCTGGGACGGCACCAGGAAAAGGTGCGTGGCGCCGTCGAACGCTGTCCCCTTCCACGACGCCGGGCCCAGCTCCCCGGCCAGCCGCAGCGGATCGATGTGGGCGGCGAAGCCGTACGCCGGCATGGTCCAGTGCGCGCCGGCGATGAGCGCGGGCAGGCCCATCATGAGCTGCTCGGAGTGGATCCGGTCCCCTGCCGCGAAGGTGCAGCGCTGGGAGAGCTGCCCGAAACCGGCGGCCAGCGAGCCGCGGGTGTGGACCACGCCCTTGGGATGTCCGGTGGTGCCCGAGGTGAAGATGATGACGGCTTCCTGTTCAGGAGCCGCCCCGGGTGCCCCCATCCCGGGCACCTCGGCGGCCCCCGGAACCCGACCGGACGCCATAAGCCGGCTGACCGGCGTCGCGCCCTTCGGCACTCCTGTCAGCCAGGGGCCCGCGTAGTAGTGCCGCACGTCCATGGCCCCGTAGTCCGGCAGCAGCAGGCCACGTCGCCTGGCCAGCGGCCGCAGGGGGCTCCAGGTGCTCAGGGCGTAGAGCAAGGACTCGGCGGCGGCCCAGCGCGGCGCGGCGAGCCCGGCCCGGTCCTTGAAAAGTGCCGGGCCGATGCCGGGGTCGATGAACACGATCGAGCCGCCGGCGCGGACGGCCCCGAGCGCCAGGACGAAGGCCGCGGGGCTGGGCCGGACGGAGAAGAGCATCCGCTCGCCGGGGCCGAAGCCGTCCGCCTGCAGGCCGCGGGCTGTGGCCTCGATGCCGGCCACGAGCTCCGCGTAGCTGATGGTGCGTCCGGGCCGCGGCGCCCGCCCGCCAAACACCTGCCCGCCAAAGGCCCGTCGACCGCGTGCGGGCCTGCCGGGCGCCGTGATGGCCGGGCTGTCCGGATACCTCGCCGCCGCGGCGTACACGGCCGCAATGAGGTCCGTGCCGCCGTCGTTCCCGCCCTGTCCAGCTGTCATTGACTCAGCCCGCATTTCTGTTCAACCAACATTGGCCAGCTCCAGCCGCTTGTAGCTTGGGATCAGCACGCCCCGGCTGACCTGCCGGGCCGGGATCCGCCAGGGGCGTTCCCCGTACCGGTCCAGCAGGGTTTCGATCGTCGAGTTGATCTCGGCCATGGCCAGGGGCATGCCGATGCAGAAGTGGGCCCCGGCGCCGAACCACAGCTGCCGGGCCTGCGGCGGCGTGGCGCGGTCCGGGTCGAAGCCGCCCAGGCACTTGGCGGCGTGGATGGTCGAGAGCAGCAGCCTGTCCCCCGCCCTGAGCCGCACCCCGCCCAGTTCCCCGGGCGCCGTCGCATTGCGGAGCATCATCGGGGACGGGACGGTGAAGCGGAGTGCCTCGTTGACCGCGGCCGGCACGCAGGAACGGTCCGCGGCGAGCTCCGGCAGCCTGCCGCTGTCCGCCAGCAGGGCCACCAGCCGGGGCACGAAGGACACCAGCGTTTCGGTCCCCACCATCACGAACGCACTGACGATGCCCATGGCTTCCTCCTCGCTCATCCCGAGTCCGCGGAGCCGGCCGGGGAAGGTGTCCGGATCGCTGCCGCGGTAGGCGGTCCGTGCCGGGCCGGCCAGGATCCCGACTGCGGCCCTCCCCCGTGCGATCTGCGGCGCCGTGAGCGCGGGGCGGCCCAGCCGGACCATCGAGGAAATGGAGGAGCCGAGGTCGAACAGTTCACGGTTGGGCAGCCGGCCGGGCGCGTCCTCCGGGACGCCAAGCAGCCGCGAGATCACCCCGCCCGCGAGCTCCTTCACGGCACCCACCAGCTCCACGGTGCCGCCGGAACGCAGCTCGGCGTGCAGCCGCTCGTGCAGTCCCGCGGCGGCCGGTTCCACGATGGCGGCCACGGAGCGGGGCGTGAACAGCCCGTTGAGCCTGCGGCGCAGTTCCAGGTGCTCGTGGCCGTCCATGTTGACCAGCGCCTTCGGGCCCACCACCGGGGTCCAGAGCCCGCCGGAGGCCGAGGGACCGTTCTTGACGTACCGTTCCTGGTCCATGAGCACCTGCCGCACCAGCGAGGCCTCGCTGACCAGCACACCCAGGCCCGGGAGCCGGAGCACCGGCCGGAGCGACCCCAGGCCACGGATCAGCGGATACAGGACCGGGTGCGCGCCCAGGTGGAGGCGGCGTTCCCACAGGGCGGCCGGGGTCACCGGATGTCCACGTTCTCCGGTCGGTACCGGTGGTCCGCGTACCAGGCCAGCGTGTTCTTCAGCCCCCAGGCCTTGACCCTTCGCGAGGAACCGTACACCACGACGTTCCGGCGCAGCCCGTAGTTGCGCGTCAGCTTCCGCACCTGGTTGGAGAGCGCCCGGTCCTCGTGGAGGTCCTCGATCCGGGTCCGCGGGAACCCCCCGGAGCGCCGGTACAGGTCCGCCGTGATGGCCATGTTGCAGCCCGGCAGCATCTGGTACGGGCCCTGGTAGCCCTCCCCCTTGTTGCCGGGGCGGATGCGTCCGAAGAAGGAGGCCACCTCCACGGCGAGCAACATCAGGCGCCGCTCGCCCGCCGAGACGCCCTCGTCAAGCCGGGGCACCAGCTGCCCGGCCACCAGTTCCAAGCCGTCGTCGAAGGCGGCCATGATCTTCTCGGTCCAGTCCGGGGCGGCCAGGCAGTCCGAGTCCGTGCGGGCCAGCCAGGTGGCGCCGTGGTCCACGCCGAAACGCATGCCCGTGTCGGCGGCCGCGCCAGTCCCCTTCTGGGCCTCGTGGACCAGGCGGAGGTCCATCCCGGGATGGGCGGCGGCGAATTCGGCCACGATGGCGCAACTCCGGTCCGTGGATCCGTTGTCCACCAGCACCACTGTGAAATCCGGGTTCCGCTGCGCGGTCAGCGAGTCCAGGGTCTGCCGGATCAGCTTCTCCTCGTTGAGCACCGGCACCGCGATGCTCAACGGGTGCGTGGGGGCGGTGCTGTGCAGGGCGTTCACAGCCGCACCACCGCCATGCCCATGCTCACCCCGCCGGCCAGGCCCACCAGGGCCACCAGGTCCCCGGGGCCGCAGCGTCCGCTGTCCATCGCCAGTTTCAGCTGCAGGGGCAGGCTCACGGAGGCCAGGTTTCCGAACTCCTCCACGGCCGGGACCAGCAGTTCGGCCGGCACGCCTGTGCTTTGGGCGAAGACGTCCCGGTAAGGCGCACTGACCTGGTGGACGCAGACCACGGCGAAGTCGCTCCACTGCAGCCCCAGCCCGGCCAGGGTCTCGTCCAGGATGCCGCTGCCCAGGTCAAGGAAGGCGTCCTTGAGCTTTTCGCCGTCCATGGTGAAGTACGTGGCGTCCAGGTCGCGGGGAAAGGCGGAGCCGCCGGCGGCCAGCGTCCCCACGGCCCAGTGGCTGCTCTTGGCGGTGAAGCCCATGGCGAGGATGCCCGCCGTCGGGCTGTCCGCCGTCGGGCTCCCGGCCGGATCGGCGGCTTCGAGCAGCACGGCACAGCCACCGTCGCTCATGGTGTAGCCGGGGAACGCGGAGGCGAACGTGTCGAAGTCCGGCACCTGCCAGCGCACAGCGCGCGACGGCGACTCGCCGCTGGCGATCACCACCCGCCGGTAGCGGCCTGTGGCGATCAGGGCGTCGGCCACTTCGAGGCCGTTGAGGAAACTGTTGCAGGCGTTCTTGACGTCCATGACCGGGCAGCCGAGCCCCAGCTTCGCGGCCACCATGTGTCCGGTGGCCGGCTCCACCATGTCCTGGCTGGCCGAGGCGAAGAGGAGCAGGTCCACGTCCGCGGGCTGGAGCCCGCATTCGGCGAGCAGCTTCGCCGCGGCGTTGGCAGCCAGGTCGGAGGCCTGTTCGGTGTCGGCCATGACGCTCCGGGACCGGATTCCGGTCAGGCGGCCGATCAGTCCCTTGGGCACCCGGAAGCCGGGGCTTTTCTCGCCGATGCGGCGCTCGACGGCGGCGGTGTCCAGCCGGGCGGGCGGCAGGTAGACCTCCAGCCCGGCAATCCGGCTCGTCCCGGATACAGCTCCAAGCATGCTTCTTCCCCCGATATCCAGTCCATGCCTTGACGTCCAGGCCGCCCCATCACGTGCCGGCAGGCTACCCCGGAAAACGAAAAAGGGTGTGTCCCGCACCATGGTACGGGACACACCCTTTTCAGCAGTGTCATGCGGCGGTACTTAGACCGCCTTGGCTGCTTCGATCGCGGCGAGGACGCGGTTGGTGACCTCGTCGATGCCGCCGATGCCGTCAACCTGGGTCAGGATGCCTCGCTCGGCGTACTTGGCCACAACCACCTCGGTCTGCTCGTGGTAGAGGTCCAGGCGGTGGCGGATGACAGCTTCGTTGTCGTCAGAGCGGCCGGTTTCCTTGGCACGGCCCAGGAGGCGTGCAACCAGTTCCTCGTCGTCGGCAGTCAGCTGGAGCACGACGTCGAGCTCCTGCTGGCCTTCGGCCAGAATCTCGTCGAGGTAGTCAACCTGCGCGGTGGTACGCGGGTAACCGTCCAGGAGGAAGCCGTTCTCGACGTCGTCCTGGCTGAGGCGGTCGCGCACCATGTTGTTGGTGACGCTGTCCGGAACGAAGTCGCCGGCGTCCATGTACTTCTTGGCTTCAATGCCCAGTGGGGTTTCGCCCTTGACGTTGGCACGGAAGATGTCGCCGGTGGAGATGGCGACTACGCCCAGGCGCCCGGAAATCCGTTCCGCCTGCGTTCCCTTCCCCGAACCGGGGGGTCCAATGATCAGCATTCTCGTCATCGCAAAAGCCCTTCGTAGTGACGTTGTTGTAGCTGCGCATCAATCTGCTTGACGGTCTCCAGGCCAACACCCACCATGATCAGGATTGAGGTGCCACCGAACGGGAAGTTCTGGTTGGCATTGATCAGGACGAGCGCAACCAGCGGGATCAACGCCACGAAGCCCAGGTAAAGGGCTCCAGGCAGGGTGATCCTGGAAAGCACATACTGCAGGTAGTCCGCGGTCGGTTTACCCGCCCGGATGCCCGGAATGAATCCACCGTACTTCTTCATGTTGTCCGACACTTCTTCAGGATTGAAGGTGATGGCCACGTAGAAGTAGGTGAAGAACACGATCATGGCGAAGTAGAGCGCCATGTAGATGGGGTGGTCGCCGCGGGTGAGGTTGTTGTTGATCCACTCAACCCACGGTGCCAGCTGCTCACCGGCCTTGGGC contains:
- a CDS encoding NAD(P)-dependent oxidoreductase, with protein sequence MRVAVTGATGFVGAAVALAAETRGWEVVRFARNRGPGLSYWDLAGLPPARLPAADAVVHAAAHVSDWGDPRTFHRVNVLGTRAVAEAYPRTRLVHISSSSVYPWWEPCLDRAEEEPASRHLGAYGRSKALADVEARRHANAVALRPHAVYGPGDRTLLPRLLATILNGRLTSVGHSGILHQLTHIDNLTAAALAACESGLNSAVNVADAGPVPLGAVLRQVLDASGHPDVGIRYLPGPAAMALAGAAEAVARGTGKAPRLTRYAVSQLGKQRTYRLDRLREGLGIEPISTSLSDAGKWLEHGA
- a CDS encoding adenylate kinase; the encoded protein is MLIIGPPGSGKGTQAERISGRLGVVAISTGDIFRANVKGETPLGIEAKKYMDAGDFVPDSVTNNMVRDRLSQDDVENGFLLDGYPRTTAQVDYLDEILAEGQQELDVVLQLTADDEELVARLLGRAKETGRSDDNEAVIRHRLDLYHEQTEVVVAKYAERGILTQVDGIGGIDEVTNRVLAAIEAAKAV
- a CDS encoding glycosyltransferase family 2 protein produces the protein MNALHSTAPTHPLSIAVPVLNEEKLIRQTLDSLTAQRNPDFTVVLVDNGSTDRSCAIVAEFAAAHPGMDLRLVHEAQKGTGAAADTGMRFGVDHGATWLARTDSDCLAAPDWTEKIMAAFDDGLELVAGQLVPRLDEGVSAGERRLMLLAVEVASFFGRIRPGNKGEGYQGPYQMLPGCNMAITADLYRRSGGFPRTRIEDLHEDRALSNQVRKLTRNYGLRRNVVVYGSSRRVKAWGLKNTLAWYADHRYRPENVDIR
- a CDS encoding cytochrome P450; the encoded protein is MTPAALWERRLHLGAHPVLYPLIRGLGSLRPVLRLPGLGVLVSEASLVRQVLMDQERYVKNGPSASGGLWTPVVGPKALVNMDGHEHLELRRRLNGLFTPRSVAAIVEPAAAGLHERLHAELRSGGTVELVGAVKELAGGVISRLLGVPEDAPGRLPNRELFDLGSSISSMVRLGRPALTAPQIARGRAAVGILAGPARTAYRGSDPDTFPGRLRGLGMSEEEAMGIVSAFVMVGTETLVSFVPRLVALLADSGRLPELAADRSCVPAAVNEALRFTVPSPMMLRNATAPGELGGVRLRAGDRLLLSTIHAAKCLGGFDPDRATPPQARQLWFGAGAHFCIGMPLAMAEINSTIETLLDRYGERPWRIPARQVSRGVLIPSYKRLELANVG
- the map gene encoding type I methionyl aminopeptidase, whose translation is MAFGQPRIEYKTNEQMRKMHEAGLVLSRALDAAVAAAKPGVTTRDIDAVFAAVLNDAGAKSNFLGYHGFPATICASVNEEVVHGIPGDRVLQDGDIISIDGGCIVDGWHSDSARTVIVGTADPEDQRLSDVTEAAMWHGIAGLAKGKFVGDIGNAVDDYVSSVPGKPLGILEDYVGHGIGSEMHMAPDVLNYRTSHRGPKIRPGLCLAIEPMLVRGGIETATLDDDWTVVTTDGKRSCQWEHSVAVHEKGIWVLSAPDGGTAQLAPLGVVPVPIP
- a CDS encoding class I adenylate-forming enzyme family protein, which encodes MTAGQGGNDGGTDLIAAVYAAAARYPDSPAITAPGRPARGRRAFGGQVFGGRAPRPGRTISYAELVAGIEATARGLQADGFGPGERMLFSVRPSPAAFVLALGAVRAGGSIVFIDPGIGPALFKDRAGLAAPRWAAAESLLYALSTWSPLRPLARRRGLLLPDYGAMDVRHYYAGPWLTGVPKGATPVSRLMASGRVPGAAEVPGMGAPGAAPEQEAVIIFTSGTTGHPKGVVHTRGSLAAGFGQLSQRCTFAAGDRIHSEQLMMGLPALIAGAHWTMPAYGFAAHIDPLRLAGELGPASWKGTAFDGATHLFLVPSQLAPILDAVEAGRVRLPDTLRTIMLGAAPVLAPFLERAMGLLPGVGFKLIYGMTELLPIAIADGAEKLAFASGAEAEFTSPDGRGEGDFLGAPLPAVGIRVAGDYELVARGPNMCKGYLGQGDMLEHATGDLVRLDHGGPDGTARLVMIGRKKDMIIRGKTNIYPALYEPVIAGVPGVSQAVMVGVPDGIGDEAVWLAVVAAAGTDAAALKVRLGRELPKLIGESALPDAIRVLDAIPVGGRHRKPDRQALRELFATAAAPVPVLKGAAAPGGAPHT
- a CDS encoding 3-oxoacyl-ACP synthase III family protein; this translates as MLGAVSGTSRIAGLEVYLPPARLDTAAVERRIGEKSPGFRVPKGLIGRLTGIRSRSVMADTEQASDLAANAAAKLLAECGLQPADVDLLLFASASQDMVEPATGHMVAAKLGLGCPVMDVKNACNSFLNGLEVADALIATGRYRRVVIASGESPSRAVRWQVPDFDTFASAFPGYTMSDGGCAVLLEAADPAGSPTADSPTAGILAMGFTAKSSHWAVGTLAAGGSAFPRDLDATYFTMDGEKLKDAFLDLGSGILDETLAGLGLQWSDFAVVCVHQVSAPYRDVFAQSTGVPAELLVPAVEEFGNLASVSLPLQLKLAMDSGRCGPGDLVALVGLAGGVSMGMAVVRL